The Laspinema palackyanum D2c nucleotide sequence CCATGCCAAGGCGAATTTATGGCAACAAGATGAGGTAGGTAATTGGCGAATTGACCCAGAAAGAGATGCACTTAGAATGGCAAATCATTCAAGAGTATTTCATCATAAACCCAGTTTACAAGAATGTATTGATGCAGTACGTCAACAATACTATTCTGGGGAAGGAGCTATTCAATGGGCGGGTGAAGCCGTTGCCCGAGCTAGTTGTGATTTAATGCCAGACAAAGAAACTAAACTAGAGTTTTTAAAAGCATATAATCAGGGTCAAGCATTGCAATGGATAAGCGCTCACTATCCAGAAATGTGTCCTCAAGAGGTAGAACATCGGTTAGGACGTTATGGGTTAAATCCCTGCGGTGAGATATTATTAAACGATAATCACTGCAATTTAAGTGAAATACACCTCAATCAAATAGACCCAGAAAATTGGGAAGAACAACAAAAAGCATTTGAAGCGGGGGCTTTAGCAGTAACAGTTTTACTACATCACAAATTCCAGGAACCTCGTTATCAATATAGCGGCGAAATTGACCCCATTGTTGGTGTCTCCTTTACCGGATTATTTGATTTCTTCGTCAATGCTTTTGGAATAGATTGGTTAAAATGGTGGGAGGCAGGAAGGCCAAAAGAATGGGGAATCACAGGAAAAACAACTCAATATTATTTATCTGATTACTTCAAACAGAAAGAAGCAGATTATCTGAATCGGTGGCAGGAAATTGTTGAAAAAACAGTATGGGATTATTGCGATCGCCACGGATTACGTCGTCCAAATCGGTGTACTACAGTCCAACCCGCAGGATGTCTGGATAGAACAGCGTTGCGAATCTTCGACCAAGGTTTACTTTATGCCGATGAAGTCGTTGCACCAGATAGCGGTGAAACAGTTGGTTTGGGTTTGACTGTGCGAGATGGTATTGCCGCAGATACAGTGATTGCCAACCAACCATTAAACCTTGTAAAAGTTACGCTTAAAAACGGGCGTATATTGCGGATGACTCCAAACCATCGACTGTCGGTTGATGGGGAATGGGTACGGGCTGATGCGCTCCAAATGGGCATGGAAATTGACTATTCTCTAGGAGAATACTGCAAGCAAGAGGAGGCTCTACTACTTGGTTTAAATCCTTTGCAATATACCCGTGACAATCGGAAGCAACTGGTGGGTCATGGGCGTGGTATTTTGACTCAGGAAATTTCTACACCTCAGACCCTCAATCCTGAACTCGGTTACTTCATCGGTTGTCTGTTTGGGGACGGAGCAATCAGCAAACATAAAAATCGCATCCGGTTTGCATTTAATGCTGAAGAATTGGATTTGGTTGAGCGTTTGCAAACAATCGCCCAGAATTGCTTTGGCTTAACGGGGTCAGTTTATTACGACCCTCGCAATCGTAACTCGCGAGGTGAGTTATCCTTTGCGTCCAAACAATTGTTTGATTGGTTTAGCCTCAATGGTTTGATGAAACCCCTTTGCGCCAACCTCGACCGCATTCCCCAAGCAATTCGACAGTCATCACGAGAAACGATTTTATCATTCTTCTGTGGTTTAATCGATACTGACGGGTGTGTAAGGAAGCAAGGCAGTCTCTCTATTGATTCAGCCAATGAAGCATTCATCCGTAACCTGCAACAAGTGGGTGAAGCGGTTGGTCTATGTTTTTCAATTTTCCACAACACTCAAGGTAGTAATCTCCAACAGGAAAAGAATATGTGGGGGCTGTGCCTGAGTCGGATGTTTTCCCAGCCATCTACTTTGGCTTACCTCAATACCCATAGTCGTAAATGCGGACTTTGCCCTTTGCCTCAACCAAAGCGGCAATTTGCTTTCCGACCCTACCAAGTAGTAGCAATTGAATTTGAAACCGAACCCGATTATAGCTACGACTTTGCTGTAACTGGAGTAGATGATAATGATTCCTGGTACTGGCAGGGAGCTTTGAAATCCCACAACACTAAATCTTTACTGACCGGGGCATCTCCAGGATGGCATCCACCAAAAGCGCAACGGTTTATTCGACGAATAACTTTCGGAAAAAATGACCCCGTTGCTTTAGCTTGTATCGATTACGGTTATAGCGTCATTCCTTCCCAATCGGATAAAGATGAAAAGGGTAATCTACTCAATGACCCATTTGACCCAAGGTGTTCGGAATGGTTAGTGTCCATTCCAATTGCTGTGAGTTGGGCAGATTTACCCGGTGCTGATTCCATTGATATTAGTCAATTTAGTGCTTTGGCTCAAATGGACTTTTATCTAAATGTTCAAGACAACTACGCCACACATAACACCTCTGCCACTATTGAATTCCGTGAATCTGAAATCGAGCTATTAGGTTCCAGAATTTATCAAGCCATTCAAAATGATGAAGGTTATGTTTCGGCTGCCTTACTCGCTCGATTTGATGACCGGGAAACCTATCCGCGTCTTCCCTTTGAACCCATTGATAAAGCCGAATATGACCGTCTCAGTGCCGAGGTCTTAGTTCGTCGCAAAACTGATGATTTTAAAAAGGCACTCCAACACTATGACCTTGGTGAAGTCCTCGAAGCTGGACCTGCCGGTTGCGATTCCGATAAATGTTTCTTCCCTGACAAGCAACCTGAATCTTCTAACTAATATTTTAAAAAAAAACCTCCTAATTAAATAGGAGGTTTTCTGATTTTAACGAGAAATAAAGCCTGTCAGCAGCTTAACTTAAATTGCTGTTAGTTTCAATCAACTTGACATTGACTGTAGCAGGAGAAAAGTCTAATTCTTCTCCTTCATCCAATGCCCATTGCTTGAGGAGTTTATCTTTTTCTGGTTGAGAAAGTTTTGACAATTTTTCCTC carries:
- the nrdJ gene encoding ribonucleoside-triphosphate reductase, adenosylcobalamin-dependent, translated to MSSPYFHNSHTFLKTETETEIGKRAETFPETFPETAPAANPVFFRTYSRRKEEGRESWSEVCERTITGLEKLGNLNSNEVLLLSQMQQELKTLSSGRWLWIGGTEWIERPENYSGAYNCSSTNITDWRSFGLLMDLAMMGCGTGAVLEPKYINQLSPIRNRLQITLQGEIGLTPRERRRQETEVTFDDNRVLINVGDSRNGWVTSYQTLLELSTDERFNSTVQVIVDISDIRPSGEPLKGFGGIANPVKLAGLYERVASILNKAHGRQLNSVECSLLIDEAASTIVAGNVRRSAGIRQGDSFDELFAHAKANLWQQDEVGNWRIDPERDALRMANHSRVFHHKPSLQECIDAVRQQYYSGEGAIQWAGEAVARASCDLMPDKETKLEFLKAYNQGQALQWISAHYPEMCPQEVEHRLGRYGLNPCGEILLNDNHCNLSEIHLNQIDPENWEEQQKAFEAGALAVTVLLHHKFQEPRYQYSGEIDPIVGVSFTGLFDFFVNAFGIDWLKWWEAGRPKEWGITGKTTQYYLSDYFKQKEADYLNRWQEIVEKTVWDYCDRHGLRRPNRCTTVQPAGCLDRTALRIFDQGLLYADEVVAPDSGETVGLGLTVRDGIAADTVIANQPLNLVKVTLKNGRILRMTPNHRLSVDGEWVRADALQMGMEIDYSLGEYCKQEEALLLGLNPLQYTRDNRKQLVGHGRGILTQEISTPQTLNPELGYFIGCLFGDGAISKHKNRIRFAFNAEELDLVERLQTIAQNCFGLTGSVYYDPRNRNSRGELSFASKQLFDWFSLNGLMKPLCANLDRIPQAIRQSSRETILSFFCGLIDTDGCVRKQGSLSIDSANEAFIRNLQQVGEAVGLCFSIFHNTQGSNLQQEKNMWGLCLSRMFSQPSTLAYLNTHSRKCGLCPLPQPKRQFAFRPYQVVAIEFETEPDYSYDFAVTGVDDNDSWYWQGALKSHNTKSLLTGASPGWHPPKAQRFIRRITFGKNDPVALACIDYGYSVIPSQSDKDEKGNLLNDPFDPRCSEWLVSIPIAVSWADLPGADSIDISQFSALAQMDFYLNVQDNYATHNTSATIEFRESEIELLGSRIYQAIQNDEGYVSAALLARFDDRETYPRLPFEPIDKAEYDRLSAEVLVRRKTDDFKKALQHYDLGEVLEAGPAGCDSDKCFFPDKQPESSN